The Sulfitobacter sp. SK011 genome has a window encoding:
- a CDS encoding AlpA family transcriptional regulator — MKHQNIDRLLTRSEVEERFGISKRYLELAIGRGEGPRLVRVGRSVRYRVADIEAWIEFCAVDAVKVV, encoded by the coding sequence ATGAAACACCAAAATATTGACCGGTTGCTTACCAGGTCCGAAGTGGAAGAGCGCTTTGGCATCTCGAAACGCTATCTCGAACTGGCTATTGGCCGCGGAGAAGGTCCCCGCTTAGTCCGCGTGGGGCGTTCGGTGAGGTATCGCGTCGCTGATATCGAAGCTTGGATCGAGTTTTGCGCCGTCGATGCTGTGAAAGTCGTTTAA
- a CDS encoding integrase family protein → MPKLTETFAKKLPHAKAGTDKYWDAEIRGLVLFVGKRSKTWYFQKDVGGQTKRILLGRFPTISAGAARQTALGFALEMGRGAGKVAQIGAPTLVAAMEVYLARPKLRSDAHKSGTRQQIELHLKDWLRLPLDEISKAMVVRRHQEMAKTPSAANHVLRSFRAIYNHARRTCDLGECPAIAIEWFEDNPDGRIINDLKDWRATIDGLDNPIHRVFYELLLFTGLRKTEALTLQWQQIQEDRIHLPMTKNGRSFDLPIFQLHHEILAPLRPLGRKWVFPSPKSVMGHITKPERLKYNPHMHRRTFATVAMEAGVLEEIVGRLLNHTPLSITGRRYVRPSLDALRPAMQMGCDELVKRTGAQW, encoded by the coding sequence ATGCCAAAGCTCACAGAGACGTTTGCCAAGAAGCTACCACACGCGAAAGCCGGTACGGACAAGTATTGGGATGCCGAAATCAGAGGTCTGGTGCTCTTCGTCGGGAAGCGCTCCAAAACCTGGTATTTCCAGAAAGACGTTGGCGGTCAGACCAAGCGCATTCTGCTCGGCCGATTTCCCACCATCTCGGCGGGTGCTGCACGACAGACGGCCCTTGGGTTTGCGCTGGAGATGGGGAGGGGGGCAGGGAAGGTGGCCCAGATTGGAGCGCCGACGCTTGTGGCTGCGATGGAAGTATATTTAGCCCGCCCGAAGCTTCGATCTGATGCCCATAAGAGCGGAACACGTCAGCAAATAGAACTCCATCTCAAAGACTGGTTGCGACTGCCACTTGACGAGATCAGCAAAGCAATGGTTGTCCGTCGCCATCAGGAAATGGCTAAAACGCCATCCGCTGCCAATCATGTGCTTCGGAGCTTTCGTGCAATCTACAACCATGCCCGTCGGACGTGCGATCTGGGGGAATGCCCGGCGATAGCAATAGAATGGTTCGAGGATAACCCAGACGGTCGGATCATCAATGACCTAAAGGATTGGCGGGCCACAATCGATGGCTTGGACAACCCAATACATCGCGTGTTCTATGAGCTTCTCCTATTCACAGGTCTCAGGAAAACTGAGGCGCTTACGCTGCAATGGCAGCAAATTCAGGAAGATCGCATCCATCTTCCGATGACAAAGAACGGCCGGAGTTTTGACTTGCCGATCTTCCAATTGCACCATGAGATTTTGGCCCCGCTGCGCCCACTCGGCCGAAAATGGGTGTTTCCGTCTCCAAAGTCGGTGATGGGACATATAACAAAGCCTGAAAGGCTAAAGTACAACCCGCATATGCATCGCAGGACATTCGCAACTGTGGCGATGGAAGCTGGTGTGCTGGAAGAGATAGTAGGGCGGCTTCTCAACCACACCCCACTTTCGATTACGGGCAGAAGGTATGTACGTCCATCTTTGGACGCGCTTCGCCCAGCTATGCAAATGGGATGCGATGAGTTGGTCAAGAGGACAGGTGCGCAATGGTAG
- a CDS encoding serine protease, translating into MKATGFIWPEPGYVVTALHAIAGCAPGKGLVYSESAKKETLIATYLTADLEGDLALLKLEDDLGLPALMISDMQPALTDAHIVWGYPLAAEQMIGLRIEFALGLDAGATTLGRAFSSADLAKLFRNQGYPKRNTQILRVTTTIQPGHSGAPILDPKGRVVAIADGGLLGGWRGINWSVPAGVYLPDLPNSTDPFPSTISEQANLFSAMTVRDPITVALGQTTPKYRTDQDGPAHAGSVPFPVALDAYGIAEDEDLSWIIDDLIDMLPTQKSRDLLMLTGLLPAGADQPIFVPERVKFTYDPAFGSIEALSTDGSVRQVTVSYEGDDFEDALAKGSALLVDKLTALGIDARTVTVPENEIDRQLEFVNYVAPFGETDSPLATNFTVQVNGPHFSGRALHRTKTTKDMTDTDYIDYLMMDFATFDLNSLAPLENEIWDRLDPDDLQIEQNAEEPSALTLVRRIPLANVALEFVEAQDFEWKESLVGLKEQLDDPGDFDALAFDIYEDRLTGATIAVPSGLPLAWDPALGAVKTSIGDGSVELAIAVERTADLATAADRKLAKFVEQISTHAAWTDQKPTDCKLVEVPDDDLATCWGYFEGTDRTTDEFADLYLALDVRNNVLLGTSVYIVGKEEDLTKQEAITYRMMLIAAEHLTDFAAK; encoded by the coding sequence ATGAAAGCCACTGGTTTCATATGGCCTGAACCCGGATATGTCGTGACAGCATTGCATGCGATTGCTGGCTGCGCGCCGGGCAAGGGGCTGGTTTACAGCGAGAGCGCCAAAAAGGAGACCCTGATCGCAACGTACCTGACCGCTGATCTTGAAGGGGATCTGGCCTTGCTGAAGTTGGAAGACGATCTGGGTCTGCCAGCGTTGATGATATCAGATATGCAGCCGGCGCTAACAGACGCCCATATTGTCTGGGGCTATCCACTGGCCGCAGAACAGATGATCGGGCTGCGGATCGAATTCGCGCTGGGTCTGGATGCGGGTGCGACGACATTGGGTCGGGCATTTTCATCTGCAGATCTGGCGAAACTCTTTCGAAATCAGGGCTACCCGAAGCGCAATACTCAAATCCTGCGCGTCACAACCACCATACAGCCCGGCCATTCCGGCGCACCTATTCTCGACCCCAAAGGGCGGGTCGTTGCAATTGCTGATGGTGGACTTTTGGGCGGCTGGCGTGGGATCAACTGGTCTGTTCCGGCCGGTGTCTATCTCCCTGATCTGCCAAATTCGACCGACCCCTTCCCCAGCACAATCTCCGAGCAGGCCAATCTTTTCAGCGCCATGACAGTGCGCGATCCGATCACCGTGGCCTTGGGCCAGACCACCCCCAAGTATCGAACAGATCAGGATGGTCCGGCGCATGCCGGATCGGTTCCTTTCCCGGTTGCTTTGGATGCCTATGGCATTGCTGAGGACGAAGATCTGTCTTGGATCATCGATGATTTGATCGACATGCTGCCAACTCAAAAATCAAGAGACCTGCTAATGCTGACCGGGCTTTTGCCTGCGGGTGCCGACCAGCCCATCTTTGTCCCCGAACGCGTGAAATTCACTTACGATCCAGCATTTGGGTCCATTGAGGCCCTCAGCACGGATGGGTCTGTCCGCCAAGTAACGGTGAGCTATGAAGGAGATGATTTTGAAGACGCCCTTGCAAAGGGGTCGGCGCTACTGGTCGACAAACTCACAGCACTTGGCATCGACGCCCGGACTGTCACCGTTCCGGAAAACGAAATCGACCGACAGCTTGAATTTGTCAACTATGTTGCCCCCTTCGGCGAGACGGACAGCCCGTTGGCCACGAATTTCACTGTTCAGGTCAATGGCCCGCATTTTTCAGGGCGCGCCTTACACCGCACAAAGACAACCAAGGACATGACGGACACCGATTACATCGACTACTTGATGATGGATTTTGCGACCTTCGATCTCAACAGTCTTGCCCCGCTTGAGAATGAAATCTGGGACCGCCTGGACCCGGATGACCTTCAGATTGAGCAGAACGCGGAAGAGCCAAGCGCGCTGACACTGGTGCGCCGCATCCCGCTTGCAAATGTGGCACTGGAATTTGTCGAAGCACAGGATTTCGAGTGGAAAGAAAGTCTGGTCGGACTCAAAGAGCAACTGGATGATCCTGGCGATTTTGATGCTCTGGCTTTTGACATTTACGAGGATCGCCTCACCGGAGCGACCATTGCCGTGCCATCGGGATTGCCGCTGGCGTGGGATCCTGCACTGGGTGCTGTCAAGACCAGCATTGGTGACGGAAGCGTGGAACTTGCGATTGCCGTGGAACGGACGGCGGATTTGGCGACAGCTGCGGACAGAAAGCTAGCAAAGTTTGTCGAACAAATTTCAACGCATGCGGCTTGGACAGACCAAAAACCAACAGATTGCAAATTGGTGGAGGTGCCAGACGACGACTTGGCCACCTGTTGGGGGTACTTCGAGGGTACCGACCGCACGACTGACGAATTTGCGGATCTCTATCTGGCTCTTGATGTGCGCAACAACGTTCTTTTGGGGACGTCGGTCTACATCGTGGGCAAGGAAGAAGACCTGACCAAGCAAGAAGCCATCACGTATCGGATGATGCTGATTGCAGCAGAACATCTGACGGATTTTGCTGCAAAATAG
- a CDS encoding GNAT family N-acetyltransferase, with amino-acid sequence MTSNEIKNFFTFRPMSLDDISTFAEWFLDFNDVAMFERNMPVPKNEDALRESWRKSLEYAAIPGAFWFVAVSADGQPAGIAGLEAVNYIHGDAIVPCFIGPQFRKKGLATAMSISLLDLAFRQLRLFRLTTFYREDNLGTRSTLLSLGFEEEGRFRGGWYTDGQRQDVVIAGLLGSEWDQRRQSVLDNLRQNHNVILKQTSWKSTGE; translated from the coding sequence ATGACTTCAAATGAGATTAAAAATTTCTTCACCTTTCGACCTATGTCTTTGGACGATATTTCGACGTTCGCGGAATGGTTTTTGGATTTTAATGACGTGGCGATGTTTGAACGGAATATGCCTGTTCCCAAAAACGAAGACGCGCTGCGAGAAAGCTGGCGAAAATCGCTGGAGTATGCGGCGATACCGGGTGCATTCTGGTTCGTTGCGGTCAGCGCGGATGGCCAGCCCGCCGGTATCGCTGGGTTGGAAGCAGTCAATTACATACACGGTGACGCAATTGTACCCTGCTTCATCGGGCCGCAGTTTCGCAAGAAAGGTCTTGCAACAGCGATGTCAATCAGTCTTTTGGATCTGGCCTTCAGGCAGCTAAGGTTGTTCAGGCTGACAACATTTTATAGAGAAGATAACTTAGGGACGCGGTCCACGCTGTTGTCGTTAGGCTTTGAAGAAGAAGGGCGGTTTCGGGGCGGGTGGTATACGGACGGTCAAAGGCAGGATGTCGTGATTGCCGGGCTTCTGGGATCTGAATGGGACCAAAGGCGGCAATCCGTACTCGACAATTTGAGGCAAAACCACAACGTCATTCTTAAACAAACAAGTTGGAAATCCACAGGTGAATAA
- a CDS encoding adenylate/guanylate cyclase domain-containing protein produces the protein MNKVKTIPRSSERKKRRLVAIVFADIANFSKMMSVDEERTTDAVRERLAIFRSEIGDFSGEMKGSAGDSAFMIFESAVDAVTFAVKMQNICRDMNKDLSSDEQIWFRFGVNLGEVLVHGDEVSGESINIAARIEAFSNPGRICISGAAYDHVSNSLEYGYEYLGGQDFKNIGKTIDVFQVHENPTSAAMTPGLRRDIDKSVDYRERAISSQSIVVLPFGFQGSNSDDHWFAEGLTEDVTSSLSRFHQFFVISRDSAYMYRDRVKAPKQVASELGVRYVVEGSVRKAGSRLRITIQLLDALQNRTIWGEQYNRNIEDLFDLQDEITQVIVSATAAQIEVSERERTRLLPPANLMAYGSVLRGERYLAQYTQQDVKKAGEMFLSALRSDETYSRAYAANSRTFNLEWRYDWAENSDTALDEALMLARRAIELDPSDARGFGELGFAHLYRKEHDAAINAYERALKLNPNDANVMSDMADALAHCGRSEEAIALLQKAMLLNPFYPDQYIWHLGGAYFNLKRYEEAIKTIQKMQNPTEGRRLLAASYAFLGRMDEASYEADRVRTAHPNFVAERWAAVQPDKYKEDLQHFLDGLKRAGL, from the coding sequence GTGAATAAGGTCAAGACCATCCCCCGTTCTTCGGAACGCAAGAAACGGCGTCTCGTCGCCATTGTTTTTGCTGATATTGCGAATTTCAGCAAGATGATGAGCGTCGACGAGGAGAGAACCACCGACGCGGTGAGAGAGCGGCTGGCCATATTCCGAAGTGAAATCGGTGACTTTTCGGGTGAAATGAAAGGGTCAGCCGGAGACAGCGCCTTCATGATTTTTGAAAGCGCAGTGGATGCTGTCACTTTTGCGGTCAAAATGCAGAACATTTGCCGGGACATGAACAAGGACCTGTCCTCTGACGAACAAATATGGTTCCGCTTTGGCGTCAATCTTGGCGAAGTTCTTGTCCACGGCGATGAAGTCTCAGGTGAAAGCATCAACATCGCGGCCCGCATCGAGGCATTTTCAAATCCCGGACGGATCTGCATATCCGGCGCGGCCTATGATCACGTCAGCAACAGCCTTGAATATGGCTATGAATATCTTGGCGGGCAGGATTTCAAAAACATTGGCAAGACCATTGACGTCTTTCAGGTGCATGAAAACCCGACCTCGGCGGCGATGACACCGGGCCTTCGGCGCGACATCGACAAATCGGTCGACTACAGGGAACGGGCAATCTCAAGCCAATCCATCGTTGTGCTTCCTTTCGGATTTCAGGGCAGCAATAGCGATGATCATTGGTTCGCAGAGGGCCTGACCGAGGACGTGACCTCCAGCCTGTCCCGGTTTCACCAGTTTTTCGTAATTTCCCGCGATTCTGCTTATATGTACCGGGATCGCGTCAAGGCACCAAAGCAGGTGGCGAGCGAGCTGGGTGTCCGCTACGTCGTCGAGGGATCGGTCAGAAAGGCCGGTTCACGGCTGCGGATTACAATTCAACTATTGGACGCGCTGCAAAACCGCACGATCTGGGGCGAACAATACAACCGGAACATAGAAGATCTGTTTGATTTGCAGGACGAGATCACGCAAGTGATCGTGTCCGCGACTGCGGCGCAGATCGAGGTGTCAGAACGCGAACGAACGCGGTTGTTGCCGCCGGCAAACCTGATGGCCTATGGATCGGTGCTCAGAGGTGAAAGGTATCTTGCCCAGTACACGCAGCAGGATGTGAAAAAAGCGGGTGAAATGTTTCTATCGGCTCTGCGCAGCGACGAAACCTATTCAAGGGCATATGCCGCGAATTCCCGCACATTCAATCTGGAATGGCGCTACGATTGGGCCGAAAATTCCGACACTGCGCTTGATGAGGCGCTGATGCTCGCGCGTCGGGCGATTGAGTTGGATCCGTCCGACGCGCGGGGGTTTGGTGAACTGGGTTTCGCGCATCTCTATCGCAAGGAGCATGACGCGGCCATCAATGCCTATGAGCGCGCTTTAAAGCTTAATCCCAATGATGCCAATGTGATGTCTGACATGGCCGACGCTTTGGCCCATTGTGGCCGATCCGAAGAGGCGATTGCCCTGTTGCAAAAGGCCATGCTGCTTAATCCGTTCTATCCGGATCAATACATCTGGCATTTGGGTGGGGCGTATTTCAATCTCAAGCGCTATGAGGAGGCAATCAAAACGATTCAGAAGATGCAGAACCCGACCGAAGGACGGCGTCTGCTTGCGGCGAGTTACGCATTTCTAGGACGTATGGACGAGGCCAGCTATGAAGCTGACCGCGTGCGCACAGCACATCCCAATTTTGTGGCCGAACGGTGGGCTGCAGTCCAACCTGACAAATACAAAGAGGATCTGCAGCACTTTCTGGATGGTCTCAAACGGGCTGGACTATAA
- a CDS encoding pentapeptide repeat-containing protein, protein MKETIHTSSKIVIFGRVVDDLTVSVSDADKAAGKDPKFARAYGFTFDGIYLELASPVLFLVDGDGEEADDIALPGPNPRDKKFYADLRAWTVDRSDETVRLDVDSGKFENLLPDTGGDGGAGVSGARVSGARVSGARVSGARVSGARVSGARVSGARVSGARGDASD, encoded by the coding sequence ATGAAAGAGACGATTCATACGTCCTCAAAAATTGTTATATTTGGTCGTGTCGTCGACGATTTGACCGTGAGCGTTTCAGATGCTGACAAAGCGGCGGGTAAGGATCCGAAATTCGCGCGGGCTTATGGTTTTACTTTTGATGGTATTTACTTGGAGTTGGCGTCGCCGGTGCTGTTTCTGGTCGATGGTGACGGTGAAGAGGCAGATGATATTGCGCTGCCCGGCCCAAATCCGCGCGACAAGAAATTCTATGCCGATCTTCGCGCCTGGACTGTCGACCGCTCTGACGAAACGGTCCGGCTGGATGTCGATTCTGGTAAATTTGAAAATCTGCTGCCTGACACCGGGGGCGATGGCGGCGCAGGTGTCTCAGGTGCCCGTGTATCGGGTGCCCGTGTATCGGGCGCACGCGTCTCAGGTGCGCGTGTCTCAGGTGCCCGCGTTTCGGGTGCGCGTGTCTCAGGTGCACGCGTGTCGGGTGCACGGGGCGATGCCAGCGACTAG